Genomic segment of Citrus sinensis cultivar Valencia sweet orange chromosome 7, DVS_A1.0, whole genome shotgun sequence:
GACGACTCGTTTCAGCTTAGTGGTCAGCTTGTCTCCAGAAACGGTGACACAAACCGTGTGAAGAGAATTTACTATGTTTCGAAGTCAGTTAAGGATGCTCTTGATCTAAATTTCCGAGTTGGACAGCAACTTAAGATAACTTCTGTTGGCCTGAAAATGTTTGTAAGTATATTCCAGCATAACTTGGCTTCCAGTCGTTctaatctttattatttttccttgcCTTGCACTCCCTTCCAATGGACTTGGGTCAAAGTTCTTTATCCACATCTTTTGCTACCCATTCTCAGCTTATTTGTGTTCTACtcatttagaattaaaaactCTCATTAATCACAGACCTACGTATTTACCAACTTTATTTCACTCATTGTCTCTTTACTAAAGCTATGAACAAAGGAGCTACATGCTTGATCTGCAACAAAGAGTTGTCCAaatgaactaaaaaaaattctatttttagattaactttttacttattttttctttttcctttaaacaGGAGCGGCAAACATCCCGGGAAGGTAACTCTGCACCATGTTCTTTCAGGATATCATCTGAAGGTTTACCAGTAATTCTTCCATACATCACCAAACAGATTCTATATGCATCTCTGGTAGACTTCAAACACCTTTTGCAATACAAGACTATTAAATTTGCGGATTTTGTTGATGCTGAGTTTGGAGAAAAGGCTTCAAAGCTGATGATGGGGTGCTGTGTGATAGTATTAAGTAAAGGTCTTTACAGTGCATACTGTTACAAGATGTTAATAGGTTCActgaatttgtttgtttactcAATTATTGATCTGCTGATTCGGCAGGTGGGGAAGCTTTGTCAAATCCTGTCCAAATTGATGCGTCAACAATAGCAATAGGATGCTGGAAGGGTAGGGCCTGTTTGAGTGTGATGGTTACAGCAATTGACTGCCAGGAACTGCTAGAAAGGCTTTTAATGCGTTTGGAGATTGAAAAGGGTGATTTAGTTCAGGAAAACGCTATGGGGACCGATGAAGTGCAAGAAGAGATGAATGATAATGGCAAGGAGGAGCCAGAAAGTCTTGAAGTGGCGGTGAATACTTGATGTGATAGCAAGTGTTTAGACCCCTGACTACCTTCATTGTTGTGGTAGCAAActtatcattatatatttttgtattctttCTAAACTATTTCTGTTTAACGTGTGCaacaattagatttttttgCCATGCAGccaaaaacaattttgagAGTAGGTAAACTTTTTGTTGCTgcagttatttattttctttcaggCTTAGGAATCCTTCGAAGAGCATGCCAAAGCAATATGGCACATAACTATGATATGGATAAAGAGAGCTCTCTAGATAAtcttgattaaaaattttattttattttatttatttattattattattattgtgtgaATATTAAGAACGCAAGCAAAGAGAACGCAAGAACACAAGCAAATATTTCAAATCCTTGAATCATTAAACGTAAAGTAGAGTGGGAAATTGAAGCCAAAATGGCAGCTGTATATTTTGAGAGGCGTTTTATGCTCATGCCACAGTCTTAACATTTCAACGCCGGGGATGGTTTACATGCAATTAACATGCAAAATTATCGACCAAGGGTCAAGATTAACGGGACAAGGCCAACCGTAAAAAGATCAAACAAATGAGGTTCCACTCAGCTTTGACTCTGGTTCTATTTTTGCATtcaaaataaggaaagaatcTTCTGCTCCTACGAGATAACTAAGCCAATGTGAAAAATATACACACCAAACGCACAACACCTTtcaaaaaaatgttattaactACATAAAACCGATTCGTGCAATATGAGAGTAATATCAAATTGCATCATGTTCTACAGCACATGCTGCTCTTGGCAGGGATTTCTTGAGCTGGGCCTGGAACAAGAATCTTCTTGCCAGAAAGGGATGCAGGGTTGCCATTGCCTTGACCTTCACCAGCAGTTAGATTCTTCTTGTTTACAATGTTGAAAATCTCAGTCAACACAGTCATGAAAGCATTTTCCACATTAGTTGCTTCCAGTGCTGAGGTCTCCAAGAAGAATAGTCCTTCCTTCTGAGCAAATTCTTTGGCATCTTCTGTAGGAACCGCCCGCTGCTCCTCAAGGTCACTTTTGTTGCCAATGAGAATGATAACAATATTCTTGTCAGCATGGCTTCGCAACTCTTCCAGCCAACGGGGTATGTGATCAAAGCTCTGGCGTCTGCTAATGTCGTAAACCAGCATTGCCCCAACAGCACCTCTGTAATATGCACTTGTAACAGCCCTGTATCTGCTCATTACACCAAAAGGACAAGGAGAGGAAGGAAATCGATAAATTATAAATCCAATGCCTGGTGTGCCATGACAAACTGTACAAATTAAATCCACAACTCATGCAGCAGGATCATTCGAGAGTAAGTAACTCTTATGTCCAATCCAATAACACTAATAATCCGATCACTAAACAGGATCCCCCAATTCACTTGTATCACAGAAATCAAACACAAGTTTTAAGCGATTAAATCAACGCACTTTAAACCGCAAAGATCAATCTGATATGCATAGTTAATACACATCGACAAATAACCCATATTTGGATGAAATCACAAACATTCAAAGGCATCAACCGAACCCAGTGGTTCAAAACTGCTACTGAACCTAACCCACAATACAGTTTCAGCAAAAATCTAAAGTAAAAACATGCGATACAGAAACAATCAGATCAGAAGCTATTACACAcgtaaaagaagaagaattgagaagtgaaaaaaaaaaaggcaccgTTCTTGGCCAGCAGTGTCCCAGATCTGTGCCTTGACGCTCTTATGTTGAATAACTAAAGTCCTAGTTTGAAACTCAACTCCAATGGTGGCTTTAGAGTCCAAACTGAACTCGTTTCGAGCAAACCTTGCCAGTATCTGAGACTTGCCGACGGCGGAGTCTCCGATTAAAACAACTTTGAATACGTAATCAATTTTCTGATTGGGATCTCCATAGCCTCCTCCGCTGGCCATTTCTACTGAGAGTTAGTAAGAGATCGAGCTTACCAAGACCGACCAacttcacaaatcacaatatTTGAACAAGTTTAATTTGTTGGGTGGGATGAAAATATGAAGTATGACTGATGGGTAACAGTGAAAAGGGTGGGTTCCACCAGTTGCAGAAACGAAATCATAAACTAATGGCGTAAAGTTGCGGTGTCTGTAAGGATGATGGCTTGGCTATAGCGTATGTCTCGGGTGAGCTGTCTCattggtctttttttttttcatgttttaatttcaatatacACTATTTGAGTTTGTTTTCAAGCAAAGCGAGACGGCCGGGATCTTGTTAAATTCGAGGCTAAAAGTCTAGCGACTGTCGGTTCCAGTGATCATGAAATGCGGGCTTAATTTGTGATTGTGAAAAGATTAAGGGTCGCAACGTTATTACCATTCTAAACATTATTCGAAAAACCTAATCAAAGGCAAACGTCGTTTTCGCTTGATCGATAATAGATAGCTGATAAAATTTGAcgcaatttaattaattgatagcAACACAATAATAAGATATGagtatgaattattaaatttgatatgattattaaatgaatttaaattgacacgatttttttaatgttgggttagtgttaaaatttttgatacaTTTGTTCACTTAATAATAcgattatctttttttattctaaattaatttgtaggtttttatgatcaaaatttaaatattagacattattttctttctttattttttatttttgaaggaTAAACATATACACAgtccttcattttttaaattttatatagattAGGAACgttaatagtgtaaatgtgtacaATATTGGTAGACATGTATGTTTAATAATATcgatataattaaaattttaatagtttaaatgtgtaatatatatataatattgttaaatatataaatatcaatcGAGTCATtgaataatcttttttattttttgtgttagATTAgtgtctcaatattttgacacgattattaaataggTCGTGCTTGATCAACCTAAATTTAGTATAACATGAAACTGATATAATGTGAACATGATTTAATGACCCATTTTCTCAATCTAGATAATGCATAATTAAGCGCACTTGTATGATAAAAAGTGCAAAACATTGCTCTCGATCAATGATTATGACAAAATGAGGAAagaaaagtttaataaaaacattaataatttcaacttGGCCCATGCAGGTCTCGAACTTGTGACCTTCACGTTATTAGCACGACGCTCTTACCAACTAAGCTAATAGGCAGTTACAATTGACGcaacttttaattatttattcgaAGCGGTTAAATGAG
This window contains:
- the LOC102621602 gene encoding ras-related protein Rab11A, which encodes MASGGGYGDPNQKIDYVFKVVLIGDSAVGKSQILARFARNEFSLDSKATIGVEFQTRTLVIQHKSVKAQIWDTAGQERYRAVTSAYYRGAVGAMLVYDISRRQSFDHIPRWLEELRSHADKNIVIILIGNKSDLEEQRAVPTEDAKEFAQKEGLFFLETSALEATNVENAFMTVLTEIFNIVNKKNLTAGEGQGNGNPASLSGKKILVPGPAQEIPAKSSMCCRT